The following nucleotide sequence is from Mycobacterium sp. Z3061.
CGCGGACGCCAACCGCTACCCCGCCGAGTTCTCCGGCGGACAGAAACAGCGCATCGGCATCGCGCGGGCGCTGGCGTTGCAGCCCAAGATCCTCGCGCTCGACGAACCCGTGTCGGCCCTGGACGTCTCCATCCAGGCCGGCATCATCAACCTGCTACTCGACCTGCAGGATGAGTTCAGCCTGTCGTATCTATTTGTTTCCCATGACCTTTCAGTGGTGAAGCACCTGGCTCATCAGGTGGTGGTGATGTTTCGCGGCGCCGTGGTGGAGCAGGGCGACAGCGAGCAGGTGTTCGGCAATCCGCAACACGAATACACGCGCCGGCTGCTGAGCGCGGTGCCGCAACCGGAGCCGGGCCATGCGTAGCCGGGCGGGCCGCGTGGTGGTGGCGCTGCTGGTCGCCGTCTTGGTGTTGTCCGGATGCTCGACCGGCGGTCAACTGACACCCGCCGGCCGCGGGGCCGTCGGCTCCGCGAGCGATCTCAACCCACAGAACCCGCAGACCCTGCAGGAGGGCGGCGACCTGCGGCTGGCGCTGATCGACTTCCCGCCCAACTTCAACATCCTGCACATCGACGGAAACTCGTCGGAGATCGCCGGGATGATGAAGGCCACCCTGCCCAGTGCCTTCACCATCGGGGCCGACGGCTCGGCTACCGTCAACACCAACTACTTCACCAGCGTCGAGCTCACGGGCACCAACCCGCAGGTCATCACCTACACGATCAACCCGAAGGCGGTCTGGTCCGACGGCAGCCCGATCACCTGGCGCGACATCGCCAGTCAGATCCACGCCACCACGGGCGCCGACAGCGCGTTTGAGATCGCCACCACCAACGGCGCCGACCGCGTCGCCTCGGTGACCCGGGGGGTCGACGACCGTCAGGCGATCATGACCTTCGCCAAGCCCTACGCGGAGTGGCGCGGGATGTTCGCCGGCAACGGCATGCTGCTGCCCGAAAGTCTGACCGCCACGCCGGAGGCCTTCAACAAGGGCTGGCTGGATGCACCGGGCCTGACCGCCGGGCCGTTCATCATGAGCACGCTGGATCGCGCCAAACAGCGAATCGTGTTGACCCGCAACCCCAGATGGTGGGGCACCACGCCGCGCCTGGACTCCATCACCTACCTGGTCCTCGACGACCCGGCGCGGTTGCCGGCCCTGCAGAACAACACCATCGACGCCACCGGAGTGGCTTCCCTCGACCAGCTCATCATCGCCGAACGCACCAAGGGCATCTCGATCCGGCGGGCGCCGGCGCCGGTGTGGACACACTTCACGATGAACGGCGCCAACGGGTCGATCCTGTCCGACCGGTCGCTGCGGTTGGCGGTCAGCGAAGGAATCGACCGGCGCACCATCGCCGACGTTGCGCTGCACGGTCTCACCGGCGACCCGGCGCCGCTGAACAACCACATCTTCGTAGCCGGGCAGGAGGGCTACCAGGACAACAGCATCCCGTATGACCCGGAGCGCGCCCGCCGCGAACTCGACGCCATGGGTTGGAAGCTGAACTCCGAGAGCGGTTTCCGCGAGAAGGACGGGCGGCAGCTGGTGGTGCGGATGCTGTTCTACGACGCGCAGAGCACCAAAGCGGTCACCCAGATCGCTCAGCACAGCCTCGCCGAGATCGGTGTCAAGCTCGATCTGCAATCCCGTTCCGGCAGCGGCTTTTTCCGGGACTACGTCAATGTCGGGGCGTTCGACATCGCGTTGTTCGGCTGGGTGGGTGACGCGTTCCCGCTGTCCGGCCTCACCCAGATCTATGCGTCCAACGGAGACAGCAACTTCGGCAAGATCGGCAGTCCGGAGATCGACGACGCGATCGAGCGAACGCTGGGCGAGCTCGACCCGGGCAAGGCCCGGGCCCTGGCCAACGACGTGGACCGGCTCATCTGGGCCGAGGGGTTCAGCCTGCCCCTGATCCAGTCTCCAGGTCCCGTGGCGGTGCGCAGCAAGCTGGCGAATTTCGGCGCGAGAGGGTTGGCCGACCTGGACTACACCGCGATCGGGTTCATGCGCTGACCCGGTGCAGCAGGGGCGGTACGGCCGCCTCCACGGTGGCCGCCACGTCGATCGCCTTCCACAGCACGCGCATCGGCAGCCGCGCCGGCAGGGCGTCCAGCTCCTGAGCGCGTCCGGCCAGCCCGTCGAATTCGCCGCGACACACCGCGCGGGCGATCTCCAGGGCTGCGGGCTCCCGGAAGTCCAGTGCGCTGTGCGCCATGGTGGGCAAGCGCAGCAGCTGCGCATTGGGCAGCAGCGACATCGCACGTTCGGCCACTGCCAGCGGCGTGACCAGGTCACGCCCGCCGGCGATGACCACGGTCGGCCAGCTGAATTTCGGCAACTCTGCGATCAGGTCGTACGGTTCGGCTTCGAAATCGGCTGTCTG
It contains:
- a CDS encoding ABC transporter family substrate-binding protein, with amino-acid sequence MRSRAGRVVVALLVAVLVLSGCSTGGQLTPAGRGAVGSASDLNPQNPQTLQEGGDLRLALIDFPPNFNILHIDGNSSEIAGMMKATLPSAFTIGADGSATVNTNYFTSVELTGTNPQVITYTINPKAVWSDGSPITWRDIASQIHATTGADSAFEIATTNGADRVASVTRGVDDRQAIMTFAKPYAEWRGMFAGNGMLLPESLTATPEAFNKGWLDAPGLTAGPFIMSTLDRAKQRIVLTRNPRWWGTTPRLDSITYLVLDDPARLPALQNNTIDATGVASLDQLIIAERTKGISIRRAPAPVWTHFTMNGANGSILSDRSLRLAVSEGIDRRTIADVALHGLTGDPAPLNNHIFVAGQEGYQDNSIPYDPERARRELDAMGWKLNSESGFREKDGRQLVVRMLFYDAQSTKAVTQIAQHSLAEIGVKLDLQSRSGSGFFRDYVNVGAFDIALFGWVGDAFPLSGLTQIYASNGDSNFGKIGSPEIDDAIERTLGELDPGKARALANDVDRLIWAEGFSLPLIQSPGPVAVRSKLANFGARGLADLDYTAIGFMR